The following nucleotide sequence is from Gordonia jinghuaiqii.
CGCAACCGAAGCGGTCATGAGAGGGAGTCCTCGAGTGATCGAAAATTGAGCAGGGAGCGCGAAGGAGGGCAGCCGCAGATGCGGACTAGCCCTGACAACACTCCTGACAGCTCTTGATCACGGCGACGAGTATGCCACAGGGTCGCGCACGGGACCAGACCTCGACGAAGGTCACACCGTCGGCGGTCCCCAGTTCTCCACACGACGCAGCTCCGCGTCGACGACCTTGTCCGGGGTCAGCCGCATCGCCAGATCGCGGGCCCACACCGCCGGCGCCACGCGCAGCTGACCGACCCGGCCGAGGACCCCCGCGCGCCGCGCGATTCGCCGGGTGCGCGGCCGCCGAAGCCGGTCGTAGACGGCCGGCGCATCGCCGACACCGTCGGTGCCAGCACGGGCGAGGAGCGTCGTCAGCACGGCCGCATCCTCCATCGCCAGGTTCGCTCCCTGGCCGAGGTTCGGGGTCATCGCGTGCGCGGCATCGCCGACGAGCACGCAGCGACCGCCGATGAACGACGGCAAGGGGTGCGCCAGTTGCTCGATCGGGAGGTGCCCGACGGACTCCGGGTCGGTGGCGTCGAGCAGCTCGGCAATCGGCGCATGCCACCCCGAAAACTGTTGTCGCACCACGTCAAGGCCTCCCTCAAAGCCGCCCTCAGAACCCCCGCCCACGACGCCGTCGGAGACGGAGGCGAACCAGTAGACACATCCGTCGGGAAGTGGCGCGATGCCGAATCGTCGCCCGCGTCCCAAGGTCTCGCCGGCTGCGTCGAGCGCGACCGGCGTCGAGGTGACGGCCCGCCAGGCCGAGTAACCGCAGCGGGCCACCCCCGGGTCGTCGGCGATCGCGGCGCGCACCCTGCTCCGGAGACCGTCGGCTCCGACGACCAGGTCGCACTCCATGGAGGTGCCGTCGTCGAGCTGCACGGTCCTGTCGCGAACGCCGCTCACCCCGGTCCCGGTCCGGATCTCCACGGAGTTCGGGAGGGCGCCGAGCAACGCCTCGTGCAGTTCGGTCCGGCGCACGACGCGCATCTCGGCGAGCGCCTCGCGATCGAAGCGGGTGAGCCATCGCCCGTCGGGGCGACGGGTTCCGCTCACGATGGGCGCAACCGGCGCCGGCGCGTCGGGAACCACGGATCGCAGCCCGAGCACCTCCAGCGCACGCAGACCGTTGCCGAACAGGCTCAGCCCGGAACCGCCGCCGCGCACCTCCGGCGACCGTTCGACGACCGTCACCTCCGCGCCGTTCCGTGCGACCCCAGCAGCGGTGCACAACCCTGCGATGCCCGCGCCGACGATCACCACCCTCACGGGTTTCTCCACATGGAGAAGACGGTTACAGATGCCCGTCCGTATGGCGAGAGATCAGTCAGATCTTCTCGACGCGCGATGCCTGCTGGACGCCGACTCACGTTCGACGCGCGGTGACGATGTCGTCGGCGAGCCCGCGCAGATGACCGGCCAGTTCGTCGATCCCGGGCTGCTCCATCGGGAAATGGCCACACCCGGTCAACAGCTGGATGTCGGTCGGTGCGGCGATCCGCCGGGCGAACCGCACACTCACCCCGGGTGGGGTCCAGGTGTCCGCTGCCGGGTGAACCAGCACCACACGCGGGCCCGCGTACTCCTCCGGCGCGGGCACCTCGTGGGTCATCAGGTCGGTCAGGAATCCCAGCGGGATCACCGATCCCGCCCCCAGTTCGTCGTCGATGCAGGCCTTCGCGAGCACGGGGTCGAGGCTCATCCGCGACATCGGCGCGACCCAGCGGATCGGGAACCGCAACCGTGCGAGCACCCCGATCCGTGCAGCCGCCGACATCACCGGGATCCCGCGCGCCAGTGCCGGGGTACGGGCAGCGGATCGACGTGCCGCCGGATCGCCGGCGAGATCGAGCAGACAGGTGGCGACCACGGCCGCGACCCGGTCGGATCCTGCCGCGACCTCGTAGGCGAGCATGCCGCCGAGACTTGCGCCGAAGACCACCAGCGGACGCGGATCGTCGGCTGTCTCGGCGGTGATCAGATCGGCGACGAGGTCGACCCAGTCCTGATAGCGGACGCGGCCCGGTTCGGCCACACGCGTTCGCCCGTACAGGGGAAGGTCGGGCGCGAGCACCTCGTAGCCCTCGTTTGCCAGGATCGCACCCAGCGGCCACACCAGCCCGCTGTGTCCGCCGCCGCCGTGGAGCAGCAACACCCGCAGCGGCGCCGACGGACGCGTGGCCCGTAGGACGTGGACATCGGTCGAGCCGGACGGACGGCCCGTACTCGCGGGCCACCTCCACCAGGTGGACTCGCCGTCGACCCCCGCGGCCACCGAACGCCAGGGTTCGGGGAGAAAGCGACTGTAGGATTCGTTGGTCATGCATCCATCGTCGGCCCGGCGGGTCGGCAGGACAACTCGCTTTCGCCCAGGATGGAGCACATGCGCAAAAGGCCTCGGCAACAACGATCTTCGTTCACCGTCGAAGTGATCCTCGAAGCGGCGGCTCAGCTTCTCGACGCCGAGGGGCCGGCGATGACAACCAACCGCATCGCCGAGAAGGCCGGGGTCTCAGTGGGTTCGGTCTACCAGTACTTCGGTGACAAACAGGCGATCTTCGACGAACTCGCGGCACGCCATCTCGCGGAGTCGGGAGCAAAGATGGCAGCTGTCCTCGACGACAACCCGGTCGGTTCGAGGCCCTGGCCGGAGGTCCTGCACGCGGTCATCGGCGTTGCAGTGCGGGAGAACTCCACACATGGACGCGCGCATGGCCGTCTCCGCGAGCTGGCCGACCCGGTCCGTCTCGCCGCGGGGTACACCGAGATGATCGAGCAGTGGATCAGGCGGCTGGGCGAGCATCTCGTCGCCGACGGCTGGTCGGCGGAGTCCGCCGATGCCGACCTGCGGCTCGCGTTCGCCGCGGTCGACGCGCAGGTCCATCAGCTCGCCGGCACCGGCTTCTCGGAATCCGAACTGACCGACCGGATCGCCGCCTACACCGAACGGGCGCTCGCGAAGCGAACCTGAGGGTGTTGCCCTACTTGCCGCGACGGTTGGCCTTGGACCGTTCGTGGACCAGCCGCAGGCCGTCGAGGGTCAGATGCGGGTGATGGTCGGTGAGCGAACGGCACTCGTCGAACATCAGCGGCGCGAGGTAGCCGGTGGCGACCACGGTCACGTCGTCGGCGTCGAAGCCGGGAACGGTGTCACAGACACGGTCGACGAGCCCGTCGACCTGGCCGGCGAACCCGTAGAGGATCCCGGACTGCAGGGCTTCGACGGTGTTCTTGCCCAGGACGCTGCGCGGTGGCATCAACTCGACCTTGCGCACGGTGACGGTGTGCTCCGACAGCGCCTCGACGGCGAGGTTCACGCCGGGAGCGATGGCGCCGCCGAGGAACTCACCCTTCGCCGACACCGCGTCGACGACGGTGGCGGTACCGAAGGCCACCACGATGCAGGGACCGCCGAATTCATGGTGTGCCGCAAGACAGTTGGCCACGCGGTCGGTGCCGACCTCTTTGGGGTTGTCGACGAGCAGCGGAACCCCGGTCCGCACACCCGGCTCGAGCAGCACATGCGGGCCGTTGCCGAAGTAGCGGGGAACCATGACGCGCAGTTCGCGTAGCAACGACGGCACGGTGGACAGCGCGCTGACACCGGTGACCTGTTCGACGTCGGCGCCCAGCATCCCGCGGAAGGCCCAGGCGAGTTCGTCGGCGGTGTAGTGCGGGTCGGTGTGGATACGCCAATCACGCACCAGGCGTGCGTTGTCGCCGCTGCCGGCGTACACGCCGAGATGGATGTTGGTGTTGCCGACGTCGACGGTGAGGAGCATCGGGGTGAGCTCGCGGTGGCGTCGACGTCAGATCGACGCGTCGGCGAAGACCGCGGTGTCGAGGTGGCGCGGATCGAGCAGACCCGACCCCTCCGGCACGTCGGCGGGATCGTCGCCGGTGGTCACGATGCGGTTGTGGTCGTCGACGAAGACGACGTTCGGCGAGTACTCGCGCAGCTCTGCGGCGTCGAGCATGCCGTAGGCGATGATGATCACCAGGTCGCCGGGATGAACGAGATGCGCTGCGGCACCGTTGATCCCGATGACACCGCTGCCACGTTCACCGGCGATCGCGTAGGTCACCAGCCGGGAGCCGTTGTTGATGTCGACGATGGTGACCTGCTCACCTTCGAGCAGACCGGCGGCGTCGAGCAGGTCGGAGTCGATCGTCACCGAGCCGACGTAGTGCAGATCGGCCTGGGTCACGGTGGCGCGGTGGATCTTCGAGGTCATCATGGTGCGCAACATCGTCATCGTCCCTCTGTCGTGGTTGTGGTGTCATTGGCCCAGGCGATTTCTTCTTCGAGCGCGGCGAGGCCGCCGATGCTCACGCCGACGTTGTCGATCAGGCGGGCGGTGCCGAGGCGGGCGGCGACGAGAAGTCGGCCCGCACCCTTCTCCGGCGGTTCCTCGAGCTGCCGGCCGCGAAGCGCGAGGTAGTCGACCTCGATCTCCGGCACGGTGGCCAGAACCGACTGTGCTGCAGCAACGATCGCGTCCGGTCCGCCCTCGGCCGCGTGTGCGCCGGCAAGCAGCGCCGCCGACAGGGTCGTCGCGAGTTCGCGCTGCTCGGGCGTCAGGTAGCGGTTTCGCGAGGACATGGCCAGTCCGTCGGACTCGCGTACCGTCGGGACACCGACGATCTCGACGTCGAGATCGAGGTCGGTGACCATCTGCTTGATCAGGACGAGCTGCTGATAGTCCTTCTCGCCGAAGTAGGCGGCGTTCGGCCCGACGATGTTGAGCAGCTTCAGCACGACGGTCAGCATCCCGGCGAAATGCGTGGGACGCGAGACGCCGTCGAGGATCGCCCCGGCCTCACCCGGGTGCACCGTCGTGCGCCGGCCGTTGGGGTACATCGACGCCGCGTTCGGCGCGAACACCAGCTCGACGCCCAACGGCGCGAGGAGTTCGAGGTCGGCCTCGAGCGTGCGCGGGTAGGCGTCGAGGTCCTCGCCGGCGCCGAACTGCAGCGGGTTGACGAAGATCGAGACCACCACGATGGTGTTGCCCTTGGCCTTGGCGGCGCGGACGAGTTGCAGGTGCCCGGCGTGCAGTGCACCCATCGTCGGGACCAGCACCACACGCTTGCCGGCCGCACGCAACGCACGGGTGACGCGCGTCAGCGTCGCCGGTTCACGGTGCAGTGTCAGCTGACCGGCCGCGTAGGTCGGTGTCTCGTCGGTCGGGACACTCACGGCATCTCCTTTGATCGGTGGTGTCATTCGGGGGTCACGCCTGGTCCAGAAGGCGCAGGAGCGCGGGTGGGGCGTCGGTGTGCTCGGCGGCGCGGCGTGCGAGTGTGCGGTACGCCTCGACGATGCCGTGCGGGCCGGCGCCGCCGGGAACGGTGGCGAGCGCGGCGAGGTGGCGGGCGACCGCGGGCGCGTCACCTCGGGCGACCGGACCGGTCAGCGCCGACGGCCCGAGATCGAGCACATTGCGCAGCGAGGCCGTGACCAGCGGACCGAGGATGCGCTCGGCGAGCCGGCCCCCGTCCCCGTCGACGGTCGCGGTGTCGCGGCCGGAGTTGTCGATGGCGGCGTTCAGCGCGGTCACGGCGTCGGAGATCAGCGCGATCAGATGGTTGGCGCCGTGCGCGAGTGCGGCGTGATAGAGCGTGCGATCGTCCTCGGTGATCCGGACCGGCTCACCGCCCATCTCCAGGACGAGCGACGACGCGATGGCCTCCCCGACCCCGTCGCCCGCGGTGATCGCGAAACACGAGTTGGTGAGACGGGCCGTGTCGTCCTCGGTGCCGACGAAGGTCATCGCCGGATGCACGGCGAGTGCGAGTGCCCCGCGCAGGGCGACCGGCTCGAGGACGCCGACACCCTGTGCGCCGGCGGTGTGCACCACGATGGTCCCCGGCCGCAGGGAGTTCGACGCCGCGATCTGCGCCACGACGGTCTCCAGTGCTGCGTCGGGGACGCTGACCACCAGCAACTCCGAGCGGCCGATGACTGCGTCGAGGTCGAGGATCTCCGAGTCGGGCAGGCGCCGGGCGGCGCGACGACGGGACTCCGGCGAGCGGGCGACGACTGCGCCGACCACGTGCCCTGCCTTCTCGAGCGCTTCGCCCAGAGCGGTTCCCACACGACCGGCGGACACGATTCCCACGGTCAGTCGGGCGGGTGCGGGCAGATTCGACGTCCCCGGGAAAGGATCGGGATGCGGGT
It contains:
- a CDS encoding TetR/AcrR family transcriptional regulator, encoding MRKRPRQQRSSFTVEVILEAAAQLLDAEGPAMTTNRIAEKAGVSVGSVYQYFGDKQAIFDELAARHLAESGAKMAAVLDDNPVGSRPWPEVLHAVIGVAVRENSTHGRAHGRLRELADPVRLAAGYTEMIEQWIRRLGEHLVADGWSAESADADLRLAFAAVDAQVHQLAGTGFSESELTDRIAAYTERALAKRT
- a CDS encoding alpha/beta hydrolase, with protein sequence MTNESYSRFLPEPWRSVAAGVDGESTWWRWPASTGRPSGSTDVHVLRATRPSAPLRVLLLHGGGGHSGLVWPLGAILANEGYEVLAPDLPLYGRTRVAEPGRVRYQDWVDLVADLITAETADDPRPLVVFGASLGGMLAYEVAAGSDRVAAVVATCLLDLAGDPAARRSAARTPALARGIPVMSAAARIGVLARLRFPIRWVAPMSRMSLDPVLAKACIDDELGAGSVIPLGFLTDLMTHEVPAPEEYAGPRVVLVHPAADTWTPPGVSVRFARRIAAPTDIQLLTGCGHFPMEQPGIDELAGHLRGLADDIVTARRT
- a CDS encoding type III pantothenate kinase; protein product: MLLTVDVGNTNIHLGVYAGSGDNARLVRDWRIHTDPHYTADELAWAFRGMLGADVEQVTGVSALSTVPSLLRELRVMVPRYFGNGPHVLLEPGVRTGVPLLVDNPKEVGTDRVANCLAAHHEFGGPCIVVAFGTATVVDAVSAKGEFLGGAIAPGVNLAVEALSEHTVTVRKVELMPPRSVLGKNTVEALQSGILYGFAGQVDGLVDRVCDTVPGFDADDVTVVATGYLAPLMFDECRSLTDHHPHLTLDGLRLVHERSKANRRGK
- a CDS encoding FAD-dependent oxidoreductase, whose translation is MRVVIVGAGIAGLCTAAGVARNGAEVTVVERSPEVRGGGSGLSLFGNGLRALEVLGLRSVVPDAPAPVAPIVSGTRRPDGRWLTRFDREALAEMRVVRRTELHEALLGALPNSVEIRTGTGVSGVRDRTVQLDDGTSMECDLVVGADGLRSRVRAAIADDPGVARCGYSAWRAVTSTPVALDAAGETLGRGRRFGIAPLPDGCVYWFASVSDGVVGGGSEGGFEGGLDVVRQQFSGWHAPIAELLDATDPESVGHLPIEQLAHPLPSFIGGRCVLVGDAAHAMTPNLGQGANLAMEDAAVLTTLLARAGTDGVGDAPAVYDRLRRPRTRRIARRAGVLGRVGQLRVAPAVWARDLAMRLTPDKVVDAELRRVENWGPPTV
- the panD gene encoding aspartate 1-decarboxylase, translating into MLRTMMTSKIHRATVTQADLHYVGSVTIDSDLLDAAGLLEGEQVTIVDINNGSRLVTYAIAGERGSGVIGINGAAAHLVHPGDLVIIIAYGMLDAAELREYSPNVVFVDDHNRIVTTGDDPADVPEGSGLLDPRHLDTAVFADASI
- the panC gene encoding pantoate--beta-alanine ligase translates to MTPPIKGDAVSVPTDETPTYAAGQLTLHREPATLTRVTRALRAAGKRVVLVPTMGALHAGHLQLVRAAKAKGNTIVVVSIFVNPLQFGAGEDLDAYPRTLEADLELLAPLGVELVFAPNAASMYPNGRRTTVHPGEAGAILDGVSRPTHFAGMLTVVLKLLNIVGPNAAYFGEKDYQQLVLIKQMVTDLDLDVEIVGVPTVRESDGLAMSSRNRYLTPEQRELATTLSAALLAGAHAAEGGPDAIVAAAQSVLATVPEIEVDYLALRGRQLEEPPEKGAGRLLVAARLGTARLIDNVGVSIGGLAALEEEIAWANDTTTTTEGR
- a CDS encoding Rossmann-like and DUF2520 domain-containing protein, whose translation is MTSPSGDPGMPSARRAGGDDAFGDSPYPHPDPFPGTSNLPAPARLTVGIVSAGRVGTALGEALEKAGHVVGAVVARSPESRRRAARRLPDSEILDLDAVIGRSELLVVSVPDAALETVVAQIAASNSLRPGTIVVHTAGAQGVGVLEPVALRGALALAVHPAMTFVGTEDDTARLTNSCFAITAGDGVGEAIASSLVLEMGGEPVRITEDDRTLYHAALAHGANHLIALISDAVTALNAAIDNSGRDTATVDGDGGRLAERILGPLVTASLRNVLDLGPSALTGPVARGDAPAVARHLAALATVPGGAGPHGIVEAYRTLARRAAEHTDAPPALLRLLDQA